AAGGCGTCTTACTTGTGACGGGTTTCCCTTCCGCGTTTTCAGGGTTGTGAGGAGCGATCAACAAAAGCGAATCCAGCAGACTGCCGTCGAGCCAGTGGGTCAGATCGAATCGTCCAACAATGAGCGCCAGTCGCCCATTGGCATCGGCGACTTCGTCGGTCCAGATCGTCTTATTGGATTGCGATGTCGCCCACTTTTGCGAGCGGTCTGCGCGCCGTTCTTCGCAAATGTCGCACACATTGCGGTCGGCAGCTTTCTGGCTCGGACCTTGTGGCCGCAGACCGCAAACGGTGCAGATGTCGGCAGCTTCTTGGTGCTGCCAAAACTGTTGGATTACACCTGCATTTGCTAACGAGGCAATCTTCCGCGAGAGAAACTTGCTAATGTCTGGCAACTCGTCGTTTGAAGAATTCGGCCATTCTGGATCCTGTCCCCACCAAGGCACTTGTTCCAATCCAAGATGCGGTGTTATCTCCCCGCCAAGTTGCAGTGTTGGTTTGTTCTTTACCGTGCCCTGTTCGAACTCCTGAAGAATGAGGTCCCGCAAGCTAATTCCGTTGCCATCGGTCCGATTCAGCAAATCGGCTATGTCTGGTACGACGTAAACGCTGCCGTTCTCATCCCGATATACCTCGCTGCCCAGTGGATAGGTTACTTCCAGAAGATTGCGCACCCGATCCAGGCTATCTGAGATAATCTCTTGCCTGGTGAGCAGGTCGGGTATACGCGCCACGCTGAGCAGATAGTTCAGTCCATTGACGCGGACACCAAGCAAACGCCAGCGCAAGTCCCCCGCATTTGGGGGACTTCCGGTTAGCAACGCCCCGGCCAGTGCCGACTTGTACAGCGCTCCCACCAGCAAGCCCCAGCTCCACAAATCCACTTCGTTGATGGGCCGGCGCGTGTCAGCAATAGTTTGTGAGAAAAGGTCCTCGATAGCGTGGCGCAACGAATTCCTCTTGTCGGCAGAGTAGGAAGATAACTTATCCCAAGGCAGGCCCCAGAGCTTTTCTGTCAAGCCGTTAAATACGTTGTTCTCAAAGCCAAACGGCGTGCTCCTCTGGATATGAGGGTAATTTTGTTTCCCGCCTACGGGTTCCTGTTTATCAAAGTGAGCTGTTTTATGACAACGGGACAGGTACTGGCCCAACACGTCCTTATTCCAGGTTCGATCGTCGAGCAAATCTGTGACAGCGCAGGTGATGCCGAGCAGTTGTACATTGGTATTGGAAAGTTGAGGATAGCGGTTGCCAAGTTCATTCCGAGCTAGAGCCTGTTGCCCACTCAGATTGGATGCTTGTGTTTTGAGATGCTCATCCGAACATTTGCGATAATCGTGCAGCAAGCCGATGGCCTCGGCTAATAATAGGGCCTCGCGGTGTTGCTGCAGGATATCGAGTTGATTCACGATTCACCTCCCTCCCGCAATTGGGCCGCCACGCGCTGCGCCAGGTCTTTTAGTTCACTGAGCCTGTTGAAGGTATATTCCGTCACTGCGGGCGCTTCAGGTTGCTCCTGTTCCAAAGCGGGTTCCGATTCCGATGAAGGTCCGCCGCTTTCCCAATGGACTCTGCCCTCTTTCTCCCACCAATTTTTGGCTTTCTCGTAAAGCTGCCTGTCTTTCTTCTTGTACTGCTTCCCTTGCCTTTCAATCCAAAGCCGATATTCCTCTTCTGATTTCAAAGTTCCATCTTCTCGACGCAGGTCAGGAATGAGTCGGGTGGGTGACTCCAGGTAGCGGGGCAGGTCGGGTGGCTGTGGCTCCGGCGGAGCGACAGCGGGAGCACCCTCCCCGGCCAATTTGACTCGGAGGGCAAGTTTACCCTTCCCGGCCAATTGGTCTTCTGCCATACCGAACCCGCTGCTGGTTTTGGCCCCAAAGCCATAGGTAGTGAGCATAGCCCGGATACCTTTTGCCAGCACTTGTAAATCCTCGGCTACCTCGGTGCGTCTTTCATCCTCACCTTGCTCAATCGGGCCGAAAGGCACATACAACAATACGAACTCACCAGCAGTTCTCTGGGGCACACACTCCATAAAAATCGGTCCGCGCGCTCCCACGCCGGTTTGCCGGTCGTGCGGGTTGATGACTTCCAGACCTATCTTGTCGAAAAAAGTGGGGAAGAAGTAGAGACGGCCGGCTTGATGTTCGTCACCGCCACGCGGATTACCCAGCAGACGAATCGTCACTTCGTTGTCTTCTTTGTAACCCAAGTGCCACAGCGCCGCCCGCAACGCGCCTTTCCAACTTGTAGCGACAACCATCGGTGTCTGGAAGACTTTCTCCTTACGCAGAGGGTTGTCGAGCAAGTGAAAATCGCACTCGTCTTTGCTGATGTAGGGCTTTTGTAATCGGAACGGAATACGTAATACAAAACTGAGTGCTGGCAGATGCAGCATTGTGGACAAGTCAGGCAAAAAGGGGAATTTATAAAACAATTGTGATGGCGGAGCCAGTTCTTTTTGCCACCTCTTCCAATGCCTTCCCTTATCTTTATCTGCCATGGCTGTCTGTAGCCAATCTAAGGTAGTTATGAATTCACACTGCATCGTCTTCCTCCTCAATCGCCAACAGGTCTCGTAGAAACGCCTGAGCATCGCCGTTGTTCGGCCTGACGGTATCCCTGGTCGAGTTCATCTCACGCCAGACCTGCAAGCCGTAGTTCGTGTGCAAGTGCTGATGAATGGAATCAACAACTGCGTTCCGATTCCATGAACCTCGATAAACGTTCGCTTCTTCTGGAATCCAACCCCAGACGCGCATCTCCCGGTCGCCGTTGTATGGGTGTGACATTTTGACCTTGGCGGCAATCCGTTCATCTTCGACCGTGCCCATGATGAAATGACGCAGATCCTTGTCATTTGCAAACAGTCGGCGCAAGTCATACTTCAAGTTGAAGGTATCCTGTTTGCTGAAGGACTCCACTTCTTTTTGAGGCGAGATCCGCGCCAGGAAGATATTTTTTAAAGAGGGTAAGTCGGTGTAGGTATTGCTGCCGGCTATACATTCGAGCCATTTAAAGAGCGGCCGTGTGTCAATTCGACCGTTCGCCAGTTCAATCACACCAAACCCCATTTGAGGCCTGGCGCCAAGAGCGGCCCAATCGGCGATAAACTGAACTAGGCCAGCAATGATTTCGGCAGAGCAGCCTGAATACAGACCGTGAATCTCGACACTGAAAAGACCTTGCTTCGGCGTGTTAGCCTTTGGCTTGCCCGACTGAGTTGGATCACGAAAGTACCAAGTCGGCGTGCGTTGTTTCCCTTTTTCGTCTGTATACTGACGATTGTTTAAAGAAATGGTGTGATCAATCTGGGCATCAGAGACCTCTGTTTCCACGATTGTCAGGCGAAAGCGCCGCCGCCAGCCGGTGGCGCCAAACAGCTGGCACACATCGCACAGGCCGGCATCGCGCAGACGCTGGTGCTTATCGGCTGCCCGGCTCTTCTTATATTTCTCAGCATCAAATCCACACATACCTTGGCTCGGATCGCACGCCCATCCACCCAATCCGCGCACGAGCGCTTCGCACCACCAGCGCAGGCTGCCAAGGATGCCGGTTTCGTGGATGCGGTCAACTTTGCCCGCTTCCACGCCGCCTGTCCACAAGGGGGTCAGTGTTTTGATTTCTAGCTTCATTTTCACCTCCAAATGGTGAGGCCCATCGGTACATTTTTGCGGACTTCAAGT
This genomic interval from Thermodesulforhabdaceae bacterium contains the following:
- a CDS encoding CRISPR-associated protein Csx11, translating into MNQLDILQQHREALLLAEAIGLLHDYRKCSDEHLKTQASNLSGQQALARNELGNRYPQLSNTNVQLLGITCAVTDLLDDRTWNKDVLGQYLSRCHKTAHFDKQEPVGGKQNYPHIQRSTPFGFENNVFNGLTEKLWGLPWDKLSSYSADKRNSLRHAIEDLFSQTIADTRRPINEVDLWSWGLLVGALYKSALAGALLTGSPPNAGDLRWRLLGVRVNGLNYLLSVARIPDLLTRQEIISDSLDRVRNLLEVTYPLGSEVYRDENGSVYVVPDIADLLNRTDGNGISLRDLILQEFEQGTVKNKPTLQLGGEITPHLGLEQVPWWGQDPEWPNSSNDELPDISKFLSRKIASLANAGVIQQFWQHQEAADICTVCGLRPQGPSQKAADRNVCDICEERRADRSQKWATSQSNKTIWTDEVADANGRLALIVGRFDLTHWLDGSLLDSLLLIAPHNPENAEGKPVTSKTPSFSRLRRIWETTRRFWRDVQNGIEWQLTDDRRRLKIFLDSVPDLGPFHVYDLVLGVTNLSVVWIPARNDDAAGYLLSADNLGYIAHQLGAEPAIYGDPATAAIFVEEYLQKEFVANGCRPVLRNPDAGTRQSNRNLLACVHIVQVEYQQDAYATLIPILAEPQTFMIIVSADKSLDVLRNIKEKYEREMGKVRDRLPIHLGVVYASRRTPIRAVLDAGRAMLDCRTMAQRWTIESSVNGQSSEVTLDIKRNGHQIRWRIPLRMNDGMTEDQWYPYIFLDTRGDDKKVDDAQRRAVKIDWPAEACWIVHAGDLREGEVIYVWPSTFDFEFLDTTARRFEIHYDEEGRRPRRTRPYYLEDLDRLEGLWNCMKRLTKTQRHQVIRTIEATREMWYGQDAGGASTKDDVFRQFVADTLAGAQWEWQKFPTEWQEKLIQAGVRGELTDLAELHMEILKE
- a CDS encoding RAMP superfamily CRISPR-associated protein — its product is MQCEFITTLDWLQTAMADKDKGRHWKRWQKELAPPSQLFYKFPFLPDLSTMLHLPALSFVLRIPFRLQKPYISKDECDFHLLDNPLRKEKVFQTPMVVATSWKGALRAALWHLGYKEDNEVTIRLLGNPRGGDEHQAGRLYFFPTFFDKIGLEVINPHDRQTGVGARGPIFMECVPQRTAGEFVLLYVPFGPIEQGEDERRTEVAEDLQVLAKGIRAMLTTYGFGAKTSSGFGMAEDQLAGKGKLALRVKLAGEGAPAVAPPEPQPPDLPRYLESPTRLIPDLRREDGTLKSEEEYRLWIERQGKQYKKKDRQLYEKAKNWWEKEGRVHWESGGPSSESEPALEQEQPEAPAVTEYTFNRLSELKDLAQRVAAQLREGGES
- the cmr1 gene encoding type III-B CRISPR module RAMP protein Cmr1; translated protein: MKLEIKTLTPLWTGGVEAGKVDRIHETGILGSLRWWCEALVRGLGGWACDPSQGMCGFDAEKYKKSRAADKHQRLRDAGLCDVCQLFGATGWRRRFRLTIVETEVSDAQIDHTISLNNRQYTDEKGKQRTPTWYFRDPTQSGKPKANTPKQGLFSVEIHGLYSGCSAEIIAGLVQFIADWAALGARPQMGFGVIELANGRIDTRPLFKWLECIAGSNTYTDLPSLKNIFLARISPQKEVESFSKQDTFNLKYDLRRLFANDKDLRHFIMGTVEDERIAAKVKMSHPYNGDREMRVWGWIPEEANVYRGSWNRNAVVDSIHQHLHTNYGLQVWREMNSTRDTVRPNNGDAQAFLRDLLAIEEEDDAV